Proteins from a genomic interval of Neoarius graeffei isolate fNeoGra1 chromosome 24, fNeoGra1.pri, whole genome shotgun sequence:
- the si:ch73-337l15.2 gene encoding glutathione hydrolase 6 — protein sequence MREGGVRYTKLATDIQDDVETDRACEDSDEDHVTVHFQLPVNRLQGNTGNSLTCFRVSVALVLLGIVLVFALLQWHEWWPDPEGFHNAGTNIVNISKEHDEHHHHSTMVDDDEHEHGEDPHHHHEHTALYHHAAVLTSSANCSSIGKALLQEGGNVVDAAIASLLCLGVVHPHTAGVGGIFSAILYNTTSGSLKTVRSNAPQMASTSFGVPTILQGIRELHSQWGRSEWSRLFKEAITLAQEGFLIDDVLGRALESHKEEILLSKLCDLFCDATGRIKSVGAMVKNQNLSKILQSASLNENNFLETLAVKLSEDLSVSERPAFLAAIQHSRGEINDSVLIEREKYSVLSASLPFSGQMLSDILEQVRLQKLSFRNGADFNRTSAAYGALLNSIHQHNDSALSEKYPGFIDTFSLNTQNSHIAVLDKYGNFVIMTASLNSTWGSGRFLPSSGILLNSFNANISNLPYFNVPLVLRLREDDASHNENTEASEEENEVEVVAVTGGLSALFNAAVLLHNRIDLGLSSKEAISSPVLHLEPGMSSTFCISATLNETDFYMLFPDVGRELQLVNDCSDHSLSMLLRLHADHVSAYGAPAAKAHISGY from the exons GCCTGTGAATAGACTGCAGGGAAACACAGGAAACAGCCTCACGTGTTTCCGGGTGTCAGTGGCTCTGGTTCTGCTTGGTATCGTCTTGGTGTTTGCGCTTCTTCAGTGGCATGAGTGGTGGCCTGATCCTGAAGGATTTCACAATGCAGGAACCAACATCGTGAATATTTCAAAGGAACATGACGAACATCACCACCACTCCACTATGGTTGATGATGATGAACATGAACATGGAGAagatccccaccaccaccatgaGCACACTGCTCTGTACCACCATGCTGCTGTTCTGACATCCTcag CTAACTGTTCCAGCATCGGTAAGGCACTTCTTCAGGAGGGAGGGAATGTCGTAGATGCAGCTATCGCTTCTCTGCTCTGCTTGGGAGTTGTTCACCCCCACACAGCTGGAGTAG gtggTATATTCTCAGCCATTCTGTACAACACCACATCAGGCTCACTGAAGACAGTACGTTCCAACGCACCCCAAATGGCATCAACTTCTTTTGGAGTCCCGACTATTCTCCAAGGGATCCGAGAACTCCACTCTCAGTGGGGACGATCTGAATGGAGCCGACTTTTCAAAGAAGCCATAACGTTAGCGCAGGAAGGGTTCCTCATAGACGATGTCCTCGGCAGGGCATTGGAAAGCCATAAGGAGGAAATACTCCTTTCCAAGCTGTGCGATCTGTTCTGTGATGCGACCGGCCGCATTAAATCGGTTGGAGCGATGGTCAAAAATCAGAATCTGTCAAAGATTTTGCAGAGCGCCAGCCTGAATGAGAACAATTTCCTAGAAACGCTGGCCGTGAAATTGTCCGAAGACCTCTCTGTGAGCGAGAGGCCAGCCTTCTTAGCCGCCATTCAGCACAGCCGTGGAGAAATCAATGACTCTGTTCTCATCGAAAGAGAGAAATATTCTGTCCTTTCAGCCAGTTTGCCTTTCTCAGGCCAGATGCTATCTGATATATTAGAGCAAGTCAGGCTGCAAAAGCTTTCCTTTCGGAATGGTGCAGATTTTAACAGGACCTCAGCCGCCTACGGTGCTCTCTTAAACTCGATTCACCAACACAATGATTCAGCCCTTTCTGAGAAGTATCCAGGCTTCATAGACACATTTTCTCTTAATACTCAAAACAGTCATATTGCTGTGCTGGATAAATATGGTAATTTTGTCATTATGACCGCTTCACTCAACAGCACATGGGGGTCCGGGCGGTTTTTGCCATCCAGTGGTATTCTCCTTAACAGCTTTAACGCAAACATTTCAAATTTGCCTTATTTCAACGTTCCACTGGTTCTAAGACTCCGTGAAGACGATGCCTCTCATAATGAGAATACAGAAGCCAGTGAAGaagaaaatgaagtagaagtcgtTGCCGTTACTGGAGGGCTTTCAGCTTTATTTAACGCTGCTGTTCTTTTGCACAACAGGATTGACTTAGGATTGTCTTCTAAAGAAGCTATTAGTAGCCCTGTCCTCCATCTAGAGCCGGGAATGTCTTCGACTTTTTGTATCTCTGCCACTTTAAATGAGACAGACTTCTATATGCTGTTCCCTGACGTAGGACGTGAGCTCCAGCTTGTGAATGACTGCTCAGATCATTCTCTATCCATGCTACTGCGGTTACACGCAGACCACGTTAGTGCATACGGAGCCCCGGCTGCTAAGGCTCATATTAGTGGCTACTGA